A genomic region of Chionomys nivalis chromosome 12, mChiNiv1.1, whole genome shotgun sequence contains the following coding sequences:
- the Znf503 gene encoding zinc finger protein 503 → MSTAPSLSALRSSKHSGGGGSSGSADPAWTSALSGNCSGHGSGSSPAGSTKPFVHAVPPSDPLRQANRLPIKVLKMLTARTGHILHPEYLQPLPSTPVSPIELDAKKSPLALLAQTCSQIGKPDPSPSSKLSSVASNGGGTGGAGGGTGGDKDAKSGPLKLSDIGVEDKSSFKPYSKPGSDKKEPGGGGGGGGGGGGGGVSAEKSGFRVPSATCQPFTPRTGSPSSSTSACSPGGMLPSAGGGPEGKDDKKDPEAGGGGSSKGAGGSSADGVPAGLAHGRISCGGGINVDVNQHSDGGPGGKALGSDCGGSSGSTSGSGPSAPTSSSVLGSGLVAPVSPYKPGQTVFPLPPAGMTYPGSLAGAYAGYPPQFLPHGVALDPTKPGSLVGAQLAAAAAGSLGCSKPAGSSPLAGASPPSVMTASLCRDPYCLSYHCASHLAGAAAASASCAHDPAAAAAALKSGYPLVYPTHPLHGVHSSLTAAAAAGATPPSLAGHPLYPYGFMLPNDPLPHICNWVSANGPCDKRFATSEELLSHLRTHTAFPGTDKLLSGYPSSSSLASAAAAAMACHMHIPTSGAPGSPGTLALRSPHHALGLSSRYHPYSKSPLPTPGAPVPVPAATGPYYSPYALYGQRLTTASALGYQ, encoded by the exons ATGAGCACAGCGCCCTCGCTTTCTGCCCTAAGAAGCAGTAAGCACAGCGGCGGAGGCGGCAGTAGTGGCAGTGCGGACCCTGCCTGGACCAGCGCGCTCTCTGGAAATTGCTCCGGCCACGGCTCAGGCTCATCCCCGGCCGGCAGCACCAAGCCTTTTGTGCACGCCGTGCCCCCTTCTGATCCCCTGCGTCAGGCTAACCGCCTGCCCATCAAGGTGCTGAAGATGCTGACGGCACGGACTGGCCACATTTTGCACCCAGAGTATCTGCAACCCCTGCCTTCCACACCCGTCAGCCCCATCGAG CTGGACGCCAAGAAGAGCCCACTGGCGCTGCTGGCACAAACATGTTCACAGATAGGAAAGCCCGACCCCTCGCCCTCTTCCAAACTCTCCTCGGTCGCCTCCAATGGGGGCGGCACGGGTGGTGCAGGCGGCGGAACTGGGGGCGACAAGGACGCCAAGTCGGGCCCCCTGAAACTGAGCGACATCGGCGTAGAAGACAAGTCGAGTTTCAAGCCTTACTCCAAGCCTGGCTCCGATAAGAAGGAGCCGGGAGGCGGCGGCggaggtggcggcggcggcggcggcgggggtgTTTCTGCGGAGAAGTCGGGATTCCGGGTACCGAGCGCCACCTGCCAGCCATTTACGCCCAGGACAGGCAGTCCCAGCTCCAGCACCTCGGCCTGTTCGCCGGGAGGCATGCTGCCCTCCGCCGGGGGCGGCCCAGAGGGCAAGGACGACAAGAAAGATCCCGAAGCTGGCGGCGGTGGCAGCAGCAAGGGCGCCGGGGGCTCCTCGGCGGACGGGGTACCTGCGGGACTGGCACACGGGCGGATTAGCTGCGGCGGCGGAATTAACGTGGATGTGAACCAGCACTCGGACGGGGGTCCAGGGGGCAAGGCTCTAGGCTCGGACTGCGGAGGCTCTTCCGGCTCCACCTCGGGTTCTGGCCCCAGCGCGCCCACCTCGTCGTCGGTGTTGGGCTCCGGGTTGGTAGCTCCCGTGTCTCCCTACAAACCGGGCCAGACAGTGTTCCCTCTACCCCCCGCGGGCATGACCTACCCCGGCAGCCTGGCTGGGGCCTATGCTGGCTACCCGCCCCAGTTCCTGCCCCACGGCGTGGCACTTGACCCCACCAAGCCTGGCAGCCTGGTAGGGGCTCagctggcggcggcggcggccggcTCTCTTGGCTGCAGTAAGCCAGCCGGTTCGAGTCCCCTGGCCGGGGCGTCGCCACCGTCCGTGATGACAGCCAGTTTGTGCCGGGACCCATACTGCCTCAGCTACCACTGCGCCAGCCACCTGGCTGGAGCTGCGGCCGCCAGCGCCTCATGCGCGCACGATCCGGCCGCTGCAGCTGCGGCGCTCAAATCGGGATACCCGCTGGTGTACCCCACGCACCCACTGCACGGTGTGCACTCCTCGCTGACCGCTGCTGCAGCTGCGGGCGCCACACCACCCTCCCTGGCCGGCCACCCCCTCTACCCCTATGGTTTCATGCTCCCTAACGACCCGCTCCCCCACATCTGCAACTGGGTGTCAGCTAATGGGCCGTGCGACAAGCGCTTCGCCACGTCGGAAGAGCTGCTGAGCCACTTGCGGACCCATACGGCCTTTCCTGGGACAGACAAACTGCTGTCTGGCTACCCCAGTTCTTCGTCTCTCGCCAGCGCCGCCGCAGCAGCCATGGCTTGTCACATGCACATCCCCACATCGGGCGCACCAGGCAGCCCGGGGACCCTGGCGCTGCGCAGCCCCCACCATGCACTGGGACTCAGCAGCCGCTACCACCCGTATTCCAAGAGCCCGCTCCCCACGCCTGGTGCCCCAGTGCCGGTACCCGCTGCCACCGGACCCTACTACTCCCCCTACGCCCTCTACGGACAGAGACTGACCACTGCCTCCGCACTGGGGTATCAGTGA